Proteins encoded in a region of the Clostridiaceae bacterium genome:
- the hisF gene encoding imidazole glycerol phosphate synthase subunit HisF: MLTKRLIACFDIKNGMVTKAHKFQNNIEVGSAVDIARKIYDDQIDEIIFYDITASAEKRKIDIETVRNVAKHVFVPFTVGGGIKNLDDMYEVLKAGAEKISVDSMAVRNPSIIREGAQAFGRQCIVLSMQVKRVEKSIRIPSGYEIAIDGARVFTGMDAIEWAKRGEDLGAGEICVNSIDQDGTHMGYDIEITSRISEAVNIPIIASGGAGTPEHIVEAFTKTGASAAIISSMLYSPRMKKNYSVKEIKQVLQEHGIPVRPWINY; the protein is encoded by the coding sequence ATGCTGACAAAAAGACTTATCGCTTGCTTTGATATAAAAAATGGTATGGTGACAAAAGCCCATAAATTCCAGAACAATATTGAGGTAGGTTCAGCTGTGGATATAGCCCGCAAAATTTATGATGATCAGATTGACGAGATAATTTTCTATGATATAACTGCCAGTGCAGAAAAAAGAAAAATTGATATAGAAACTGTAAGGAATGTGGCCAAACATGTTTTTGTTCCCTTCACCGTTGGCGGAGGAATAAAAAATCTCGATGACATGTATGAAGTACTGAAAGCTGGTGCTGAAAAAATCAGTGTAGACTCAATGGCTGTCAGAAATCCTTCAATAATACGTGAAGGTGCTCAGGCTTTCGGCCGCCAATGCATAGTTCTTAGTATGCAGGTTAAAAGAGTAGAAAAAAGCATAAGAATTCCGAGCGGATATGAAATAGCTATAGATGGAGCAAGAGTGTTTACAGGTATGGACGCCATAGAATGGGCAAAAAGAGGAGAAGATTTAGGAGCAGGAGAAATCTGTGTTAACAGTATTGACCAGGATGGTACGCACATGGGTTATGACATCGAAATAACATCACGTATTTCTGAGGCAGTAAATATACCTATAATAGCATCCGGTGGAGCCGGAACACCTGAACATATTGTAGAAGCCTTTACAAAAACCGGGGCTTCAGCAGCAATTATCAGTTCAATGCTTTATTCCCCGCGAATGAAAAAAAATTATTCAGTTAAAGAAATAAAACAGGTTTTACAGGAACATGGTATCCCCGTCAGACCCTGGATTAATTATTAA
- the hisH gene encoding imidazole glycerol phosphate synthase subunit HisH has product MIGVIDYKAGNAPSVLNALQKLNINSELISTPEQVEKCTGIILPGVGSAKATIDSLKDINLIGVLEDMVLNKGTPFLGICIGLQILFERSEEGNAKCLGWLSGEVKKFPEQNVRVPQMGWNEVTFVKEHPIVDGLNNSEFFYFVNSYYVVPENKDIVLAKTYYGLEFCSMIAYKNIFAAQFHIEKSGEIGLRLLKNFALNTGGSLC; this is encoded by the coding sequence GTGATAGGTGTAATAGATTATAAAGCAGGTAATGCCCCAAGTGTACTTAATGCTCTCCAGAAATTAAATATTAACTCAGAGTTAATTTCTACTCCCGAACAAGTAGAAAAGTGTACGGGTATTATTCTGCCCGGTGTAGGTTCCGCAAAGGCAACTATTGATTCTCTCAAAGATATTAACCTTATAGGCGTGCTTGAAGATATGGTGCTGAATAAAGGAACACCCTTTTTAGGAATATGTATTGGACTTCAAATACTGTTTGAGCGCAGTGAAGAAGGAAACGCTAAATGCCTGGGTTGGCTTTCTGGAGAAGTAAAGAAGTTTCCGGAACAAAATGTAAGAGTACCTCAAATGGGATGGAATGAAGTAACTTTTGTAAAAGAACATCCTATCGTGGATGGACTTAACAATAGTGAATTTTTCTATTTTGTAAATTCATACTATGTCGTTCCTGAAAATAAAGATATTGTTTTAGCCAAAACCTACTATGGACTCGAATTCTGCTCTATGATAGCATATAAAAACATATTTGCTGCTCAATTCCATATTGAAAAGAGTGGAGAGATTGGACTTAGACTCCTTAAGAATTTTGCTCTAAATACAGGAGGTTCATTATGCTGA
- a CDS encoding ATP-dependent helicase has protein sequence MDFIRYLSEKHGIYLNEQQQKAVVNIQGPTLLLAVPGAGKTTVIVSRCANMVLNHKIDPGKILTLTFSKASVIDMKNRFHKIFGDEAGKGLNFSTIHSFCFNILKTWSRDLGGNFPIIIESDRSPITKNQLLRQIFYKHNNIYINDDKLEELSNKICYIKNMMLSNDEIENQITNIKNFFKIYKSYEEYKLRNNYIDFDDMLARTLNLLLENKEIAEMYRNKYEYINVDESQDTSYLQHQIIRQLAIPKNNIFMVGDEDQSIYAFRGAFPKALMDFKKTYPGASVLLMEKNYRSTLNIIAAANKLIKQNDERYNKTMFSERGPGAPVKYKCLQERIQQYPYIVSLLKQQENLSGTAVLYRNNVSAISLAYELHARGIPFYLHEYKANFFRHWIIIDIIRFMEFSLDQANVKAFREIYYKMNIFISKAMADYAIENSNTGRNFFDILLGYPGNTEMKNIRLLETKHNIIKLSRMKPEEAIDFIMNELGYGNYIIRQNHNSSDELNSLMLYISELKYIALKTRSIKEFKDNLAILKEVMDNSKHNREKNAVTLSTIHSSKGLEFDKVYIIDLFDGILPSSESINNFILGDKTLIQEEVRLFYVGITRAKHYLELIAANKLEGKPVKPSRFIEQLFFEDNSLSSMSSVGNLYFPTEQG, from the coding sequence ATGGACTTTATTAGGTATTTGTCTGAAAAACATGGAATTTACTTAAATGAGCAACAGCAAAAAGCCGTAGTTAATATTCAGGGACCAACTCTTCTTCTTGCCGTGCCTGGAGCCGGAAAAACCACGGTAATTGTATCCCGGTGTGCAAATATGGTATTAAACCATAAAATTGATCCTGGTAAAATTCTTACTCTTACATTCAGCAAAGCATCTGTAATAGATATGAAAAACAGGTTTCATAAAATCTTTGGTGATGAGGCAGGAAAGGGACTTAATTTTTCCACAATACACAGCTTCTGTTTCAATATTCTGAAAACCTGGTCACGAGATCTGGGAGGTAATTTTCCAATCATTATTGAAAGTGATAGATCTCCAATAACTAAGAACCAGCTCTTAAGGCAGATATTTTATAAACATAATAATATATACATAAACGATGATAAACTGGAGGAATTATCAAATAAGATATGCTACATAAAAAACATGATGCTTTCTAATGATGAAATTGAAAATCAAATTACGAATATAAAAAATTTTTTTAAGATATATAAGAGCTATGAGGAATATAAGCTTCGGAATAACTATATTGATTTCGACGATATGCTGGCAAGGACTTTGAATTTACTCCTTGAAAACAAAGAAATCGCTGAAATGTACAGAAACAAATATGAGTATATTAACGTGGATGAATCTCAGGACACATCCTATTTGCAGCACCAGATAATAAGACAGCTGGCAATTCCAAAGAATAATATTTTTATGGTAGGTGATGAAGACCAAAGTATTTATGCTTTTAGGGGGGCATTCCCAAAAGCACTGATGGACTTTAAAAAAACATATCCCGGAGCCAGTGTGCTTCTTATGGAAAAAAATTATCGCTCCACACTTAACATTATTGCTGCTGCAAACAAGTTAATTAAGCAGAATGATGAGAGGTATAATAAAACCATGTTTTCGGAAAGAGGGCCGGGTGCACCGGTAAAATATAAATGCCTTCAGGAGAGAATTCAACAATATCCATACATTGTTTCTTTGCTAAAACAGCAGGAAAATCTTTCAGGAACAGCAGTGCTATACAGGAATAATGTTTCGGCCATTTCCCTGGCTTATGAACTGCATGCCAGAGGTATACCCTTTTACCTTCACGAATACAAGGCTAATTTCTTCAGACACTGGATTATCATTGATATAATTCGTTTTATGGAGTTTTCTCTCGATCAGGCAAATGTAAAAGCTTTTCGTGAGATTTATTATAAGATGAATATTTTTATTTCAAAGGCTATGGCTGATTATGCTATAGAGAATTCAAATACAGGCCGTAACTTTTTTGATATATTATTAGGGTATCCTGGAAATACTGAAATGAAAAATATTAGATTGTTAGAAACAAAACATAATATTATAAAGCTGTCAAGAATGAAACCAGAGGAAGCCATTGATTTTATCATGAATGAGCTGGGATATGGCAATTATATTATAAGGCAAAATCACAACAGTTCTGATGAATTAAACAGCCTAATGCTGTATATAAGCGAATTAAAATATATTGCTTTAAAAACAAGAAGTATAAAGGAGTTTAAAGATAATCTGGCCATCCTTAAAGAAGTAATGGATAATTCAAAACACAACAGAGAAAAAAACGCGGTTACTCTTTCCACTATTCATTCAAGTAAAGGTCTTGAGTTTGACAAAGTATACATAATTGATCTCTTTGACGGGATTTTACCTTCATCAGAAAGTATTAATAATTTCATCCTTGGGGACAAAACCCTTATACAAGAAGAAGTGCGCCTTTTCTATGTAGGAATTACCAGGGCCAAGCATTATCTGGAACTGATTGCCGCAAACAAGCTTGAAGGTAAACCTGTTAAACCTTCCCGGTTTATTGAGCAGCTTTTCTTTGAAGATAATTCACTTTCCTCCATGAGTTCAGTGGGGAATTTATATTTCCCCACTGAACAAGGTTGA
- a CDS encoding PAS domain-containing protein, which yields MKKVVVIFILVSMILYNNLMTVNAHPVEIDFYQIFEEHGTIMLLIDANTGEIEHANKAASIFYGYSLEQLESMKIHEINVLSSEEVNRKMQEAAKNHKSNYILEQRLANGDIRTVEVYSCPHTYNGKTILFATVYDITDKVELEKKERFVNNILLFTLAGAAIIIGVFSFILFMSFKKLKIRNHEIESLNELRKTYINSYDNLIYLKDENLRYVFVNKAVMNFHKKEESEIIGHEDFEISDKELAEKQRETDLAVLESKTVFQTELAWKDRIFKIIKFPVKLINGHYGVGAFIEDITEAYINRKKEGKALLRNQILVDVLSRKFESVQEQLDYALNESLKLTESKYGYIYLYNEEKKEFILNSWSKDVMPDCTIVEKQIRNQLEMTGLWGEVVYQKKPIIVNDYKMPDIMKEGYPESHIHISRFMFIPVVIDNNIVAVVGLANKDYDYDYNDIYQMITLMNGVWNAKERRETLVKLAVERNKFLQTLLSIGDGVMVVNLEGEVTMLNRAAEKLTGWTIKEAEGRHYKEVFVLSHEDERVNIEDPIEKVLKTDTIQELGNNVVLTSRNGTQYYIEDSAAPIKDDRNITIGVALVFRDVTEKREQRKKIEYLSTHDSLTGLYNRVFFEEEIKRLDTKNNLPISIIMGDMNGLKLANDIFGRETGDLLLQKAADTFRKVCRAGDIIARMGGDEFIILLPKTKAEEAEDIMLNIKEQFSKEKVKAIRGSISLGYDTKVNEDDDILLTLKNAESKMYFAKTLDSSKLKRTGVKTIVSTLYEHSPKEAEHSKNVSKICENIGRAMGLPELEIRKLKEAGFLHDIGKVILDESLLNKDKPLTHQEKKKIKQHPVVGYRILNIFDYTLDLAEPVLSHHERWDGTGYPRGLKGEEIPILSRIIAVAESYDVMTNKSYKNAISHEEAILELKKNAGIKFDPIVVNKFIDMVKVDK from the coding sequence ATGAAAAAAGTAGTGGTTATTTTTATCCTGGTCAGCATGATTCTGTATAATAATTTGATGACTGTAAATGCTCATCCTGTAGAAATAGATTTTTATCAGATATTCGAGGAGCATGGAACAATAATGTTATTGATAGATGCAAATACAGGTGAAATTGAGCATGCTAATAAAGCGGCAAGCATTTTTTATGGATATTCACTTGAACAATTGGAATCTATGAAAATTCATGAAATAAATGTCCTATCATCAGAAGAAGTTAATCGAAAAATGCAGGAAGCAGCAAAAAATCATAAAAGCAACTATATACTTGAACAGCGGCTTGCTAATGGAGATATACGGACAGTTGAGGTCTATTCATGCCCACATACCTATAATGGCAAAACTATACTCTTTGCGACAGTATATGATATAACCGATAAAGTTGAACTTGAGAAAAAAGAAAGGTTTGTAAACAACATATTATTATTTACGCTTGCAGGTGCCGCCATTATTATAGGGGTGTTCAGTTTTATATTGTTCATGAGTTTCAAGAAATTAAAAATCCGGAATCATGAAATTGAGAGTTTAAATGAATTACGTAAAACTTATATAAACTCTTATGATAATCTCATATACCTAAAAGATGAAAACCTAAGATATGTATTTGTCAATAAAGCTGTTATGAACTTTCATAAAAAAGAAGAATCTGAAATTATTGGCCATGAAGATTTCGAAATATCAGATAAAGAATTAGCCGAAAAGCAACGGGAAACTGATCTTGCTGTGTTGGAAAGCAAAACTGTTTTCCAGACTGAATTAGCCTGGAAGGACAGAATTTTTAAAATCATAAAATTTCCAGTAAAACTAATTAACGGACATTATGGAGTCGGAGCATTTATTGAGGATATAACTGAGGCATACATCAATAGAAAAAAGGAAGGAAAAGCACTGTTGCGTAATCAAATTCTCGTAGATGTTCTCAGTCGGAAATTCGAATCTGTACAGGAGCAGCTTGATTATGCATTAAATGAATCCCTAAAGTTAACTGAAAGTAAATATGGGTATATATACTTGTATAATGAAGAAAAAAAGGAGTTTATTCTAAACTCCTGGTCAAAAGATGTAATGCCTGATTGTACAATAGTTGAAAAACAAATAAGGAACCAACTCGAGATGACAGGACTGTGGGGAGAGGTTGTATATCAGAAAAAACCGATTATTGTCAATGACTATAAGATGCCAGATATTATGAAGGAAGGATATCCAGAGAGTCATATACATATTTCCAGGTTCATGTTCATTCCTGTAGTTATAGATAATAATATTGTGGCAGTAGTTGGGTTGGCAAATAAGGATTATGACTACGACTATAATGACATTTATCAGATGATCACATTGATGAATGGAGTATGGAATGCTAAGGAAAGAAGAGAAACTCTTGTAAAATTGGCAGTTGAAAGAAACAAATTTCTGCAGACTCTGTTATCAATTGGTGATGGCGTTATGGTAGTTAACTTAGAGGGAGAAGTCACAATGCTAAATAGAGCGGCTGAAAAGTTAACCGGATGGACAATTAAGGAAGCGGAGGGAAGACACTATAAGGAGGTTTTTGTTTTGTCTCATGAGGATGAAAGAGTTAATATAGAGGATCCCATTGAGAAGGTCTTAAAAACAGATACTATTCAAGAATTAGGTAATAATGTTGTGTTAACTTCCAGAAACGGAACCCAATATTATATAGAAGATAGCGCTGCACCTATTAAAGATGATAGAAATATAACAATTGGTGTTGCTCTAGTTTTCAGAGATGTAACAGAAAAGAGAGAACAAAGAAAAAAGATAGAATACTTAAGTACCCATGATTCTCTGACAGGTCTTTATAACCGTGTGTTCTTTGAGGAAGAAATTAAAAGATTAGACACTAAAAATAATCTTCCCATCTCAATAATCATGGGGGATATGAATGGGTTAAAACTTGCGAATGATATTTTTGGCCGTGAGACAGGTGACCTGCTTTTGCAAAAGGCAGCAGATACATTTAGAAAAGTTTGCAGAGCAGGTGATATCATTGCACGTATGGGAGGAGATGAATTCATCATATTATTACCTAAAACAAAAGCAGAAGAAGCAGAAGATATCATGTTAAATATAAAAGAACAATTTTCTAAAGAAAAGGTTAAAGCAATTAGAGGTAGTATTTCTTTAGGATACGATACTAAGGTTAACGAGGATGATGATATTCTACTTACACTAAAGAACGCTGAAAGTAAAATGTATTTTGCAAAAACTCTAGACAGCAGTAAGCTTAAAAGGACTGGTGTAAAAACGATTGTTAGTACATTATATGAACATAGCCCAAAAGAAGCAGAACATTCTAAAAATGTCAGCAAAATCTGTGAGAATATAGGCAGGGCAATGGGATTGCCTGAATTAGAGATAAGAAAGCTAAAAGAAGCAGGATTCTTACATGATATAGGAAAAGTGATTTTGGATGAAAGTTTACTTAATAAAGACAAACCGTTAACACACCAGGAGAAGAAAAAAATAAAGCAACATCCGGTTGTAGGCTATAGAATATTAAACATCTTTGATTATACCTTGGATTTAGCAGAACCTGTTTTATCACATCACGAAAGATGGGATGGTACTGGTTATCCTAGGGGACTCAAGGGTGAAGAGATTCCAATTCTTTCAAGAATTATTGCAGTAGCAGAGAGTTATGATGTAATGACAAACAAATCATATAAAAATGCAATAAGTCATGAAGAAGCTATTTTGGAGCTTAAAAAAAATGCTGGTATTAAGTTTGATCCAATTGTTGTTAATAAATTTATAGATATGGTAAAAGTTGACAAATAA